The Sinomonas sp. P10A9 genome includes a window with the following:
- the pip gene encoding prolyl aminopeptidase, with product MSYPIGEPHDAGMMATGDGHRVYWEAYGSPDGKPALVLHGGPGSGASPWWRQFFDPSRYRVVMFDQRGCGRSTPNARDDLAALENNTTAHLIADIEALRDLLGIDRWLLFGASWGSTLGLSYAVQHPDRVSELVLWALVTTRAREVHWLTHVMGEIYPKEFDELLSVIPPELRSGNIPMALSGLLRSPDAEVRDRAARAWCAWEDRIATLSGPVVPSREWQEPSARLGFARLVTHYFGHHAFQADDAITANLDRIRGIPAYFLRGRLDIASPLRPAYEIAQHLPKATLEIVEADAHGAWDDTLERLVRVFDTLGNATTP from the coding sequence GTGAGCTACCCGATTGGCGAGCCGCACGACGCGGGGATGATGGCGACAGGCGACGGGCACCGGGTCTACTGGGAGGCCTACGGCAGCCCCGACGGCAAACCCGCGCTCGTGCTCCACGGCGGCCCGGGCTCGGGCGCCAGCCCGTGGTGGCGGCAGTTCTTCGACCCTTCCCGCTACCGGGTGGTGATGTTCGACCAACGGGGATGCGGCCGCAGCACGCCCAATGCCCGCGACGACCTCGCGGCCCTCGAGAACAACACGACGGCGCATCTCATCGCGGACATCGAGGCCCTGCGGGACCTCTTGGGAATCGACAGATGGCTCCTGTTCGGCGCTTCCTGGGGATCCACCCTCGGGCTCAGCTACGCCGTCCAGCACCCCGACCGCGTCTCCGAGCTGGTGCTCTGGGCGCTCGTGACGACCCGTGCCAGAGAGGTCCACTGGCTCACCCACGTCATGGGCGAGATCTACCCGAAGGAGTTCGACGAACTCCTCAGCGTGATCCCGCCTGAGTTGCGCAGCGGCAATATCCCCATGGCCCTGAGCGGACTGCTGCGTTCCCCTGACGCAGAAGTGCGCGATCGGGCCGCTCGGGCATGGTGCGCCTGGGAAGACCGCATCGCGACCCTCTCGGGTCCCGTCGTTCCGAGCCGGGAATGGCAGGAGCCCTCTGCGCGCCTTGGTTTCGCTCGGCTTGTGACCCACTACTTCGGCCATCACGCATTCCAGGCCGACGACGCCATCACGGCAAACCTCGATCGCATCAGAGGCATCCCCGCGTACTTCCTGCGCGGGCGGCTCGACATCGCCTCGCCCCTGCGGCCGGCCTACGAGATCGCGCAACACCTGCCCAAGGCCACGCTGGAGATCGTCGAGGCCGATGCCCACGGAGCGTGGGACGACACGCTCGAGCGCCTGGTCAGGGTGTTCGACACGCTCGGGAACGCAACGACCCCCTGA
- a CDS encoding LysE/ArgO family amino acid transporter yields MILSYLAGLGASLGLIIAIGAQNAYVLRQGIKREWILPVVLVCAASDAALIFSGVAGIGAAVQSAPMLLQVVRWVGVAFLVTYGFFAAKRALRPGSLRAAEGRGNGTVWAAVATVLALTWLNPHVYLDTLVLLGSLANAQGDGRWAFGFGAVTASALWFPLLGYGARSLSGFFARPAAWRFLDGFVAVLMASLAAMLAFGG; encoded by the coding sequence ATGATCCTCTCCTACCTCGCCGGCCTCGGCGCGAGCCTCGGCCTCATCATCGCGATCGGGGCGCAGAACGCCTATGTGCTCCGGCAGGGCATCAAGCGCGAGTGGATCCTGCCCGTGGTGCTCGTGTGCGCGGCCAGCGACGCGGCGCTCATCTTCTCGGGTGTCGCGGGGATCGGCGCGGCGGTGCAGAGCGCGCCCATGCTGCTGCAGGTGGTGCGGTGGGTCGGCGTGGCGTTCCTCGTGACGTACGGGTTCTTCGCGGCCAAGCGCGCCCTCCGCCCCGGCTCGCTGCGCGCCGCCGAGGGGCGCGGCAACGGGACGGTGTGGGCCGCCGTCGCCACCGTCCTCGCGCTCACGTGGCTCAACCCGCACGTGTACCTCGACACGCTCGTGCTGCTCGGCTCGCTCGCGAATGCCCAGGGCGACGGCCGCTGGGCCTTCGGGTTCGGTGCCGTGACGGCGAGCGCGCTCTGGTTCCCGCTCCTCGGGTACGGCGCGCGGTCCCTGAGCGGGTTCTTCGCACGGCCCGCCGCGTGGCGCTTTCTCGATGGGTTCGTCGCCGTGCTCATGGCGAGCCTCGCCGCGATGCTCGCCTTCGGGGGCTGA
- a CDS encoding LysR family transcriptional regulator ArgP: MDLEQLRALAAVVDEETFEAAADALRITPSAVSQRIKALERSVRSVLVRRLKPVVPTPAGERLLRSARQLLLLADEALLALRFDQAHDAAGPGSGGGLAERLRVPIVANADSIATWLPPAIREVALGGRIAVELLRDDEHATADLLRSGDAVGAVTADPRPVQGCSVRPLGTMVYRAKASAAFVQRWFPGGATAEALAMAPVMQYDRKDSHQLALLARVAPEATPPQHFIPDSVQYVEAVQAGLGWGMVPDQQDPDGLLVELDPAWSEDLGLYWQSWTLDSPGLDEVSAAVVRAARVLR, from the coding sequence ATGGACTTGGAGCAGTTGCGGGCGCTCGCCGCCGTCGTGGACGAGGAGACGTTCGAGGCCGCGGCCGACGCCCTGCGCATCACGCCGTCCGCTGTGAGCCAGCGGATCAAGGCACTCGAGCGCTCAGTGCGCAGCGTGCTCGTCCGACGCCTCAAGCCGGTGGTGCCGACCCCGGCGGGGGAGCGGCTCCTGCGCTCGGCCCGCCAGCTGCTCCTGCTCGCCGACGAGGCGCTCCTCGCCCTCCGCTTCGACCAGGCGCACGACGCCGCCGGGCCGGGTTCCGGGGGCGGCCTCGCCGAGCGGCTGCGCGTGCCCATCGTGGCCAACGCTGACTCGATCGCCACGTGGCTCCCGCCCGCGATCCGCGAGGTCGCGCTGGGAGGGCGGATCGCCGTCGAGCTCCTCCGCGACGACGAGCACGCGACGGCGGACCTCCTCCGCTCCGGCGACGCCGTCGGTGCCGTGACCGCGGACCCGCGGCCCGTGCAGGGGTGCAGCGTGCGGCCGCTGGGAACGATGGTGTACCGGGCCAAGGCGTCGGCGGCGTTCGTCCAGCGGTGGTTCCCCGGCGGGGCGACGGCAGAGGCGCTCGCGATGGCGCCTGTCATGCAGTACGACCGCAAGGACTCCCACCAGCTCGCGCTCCTCGCCCGGGTCGCGCCCGAGGCGACGCCGCCGCAGCACTTCATCCCGGACTCGGTCCAGTACGTCGAGGCCGTGCAGGCCGGACTCGGGTGGGGCATGGTGCCGGACCAGCAGGACCCGGACGGGCTGCTGGTCGAGCTGGACCCGGCGTGGAGCGAGGACCTCGGGCTCTACTGGCAGTCCTGGACGCTCGACTCGCCGGGCCTCGACGAGGTGAGTGCCGCCGTCGTGCGCGCCGCGCGGGTGCTGAGGTAG
- a CDS encoding sugar phosphate isomerase/epimerase family protein produces the protein MTKGGVGGGGVAPGAERLSLNTATTKKWTLREAVDGCVRAGIGAIGPWRDRVHEAGLSEAAAMIRAAGLEVSSLCRGGFLTAADAEGQAAALADNRAAVREAEALGTRDLYLVVGGLTGGSKDVVAARQRIADRLGELAPFAHEYGVRLVLEPLHPMYAADRALVSTLGQALDLAEPFAPSDVGVAVDTFHVWWDPQLREQIARAGRVGRLASYQVCDFNLPIAADALLSRGMMGDGVIDFPTITTWVREAGYAGLIEVEIFNQEIWDGDNDATLEAMKERYAKLVLPFA, from the coding sequence GTGACCAAGGGCGGCGTGGGCGGGGGCGGGGTAGCCCCCGGCGCCGAGCGGCTCTCGCTCAACACCGCCACCACCAAGAAGTGGACTCTGCGCGAGGCCGTGGACGGCTGCGTCCGGGCCGGGATCGGCGCGATCGGGCCGTGGCGGGACCGCGTCCACGAGGCCGGGCTCTCCGAGGCCGCCGCGATGATCCGGGCCGCCGGGCTCGAGGTGTCCTCGCTGTGCCGCGGCGGCTTCCTGACGGCGGCCGACGCCGAGGGGCAGGCCGCCGCCCTCGCCGACAACCGCGCCGCGGTGCGCGAAGCGGAGGCGCTGGGCACGCGGGACCTCTACCTCGTGGTGGGTGGGCTCACGGGCGGATCGAAGGACGTCGTCGCGGCGCGCCAGCGGATCGCGGACCGGCTCGGGGAGCTCGCACCGTTCGCCCACGAGTACGGCGTCCGGCTCGTCCTCGAGCCGCTGCACCCCATGTATGCCGCGGACCGGGCGCTCGTCTCCACGCTCGGGCAGGCGCTGGACCTCGCGGAGCCGTTCGCGCCGTCCGACGTCGGCGTCGCCGTGGACACGTTCCACGTGTGGTGGGACCCGCAGCTGCGCGAGCAGATCGCGCGGGCCGGCCGTGTGGGGCGTCTGGCCTCCTACCAGGTGTGCGACTTCAACCTGCCGATCGCCGCGGATGCCCTGCTCTCCCGGGGCATGATGGGCGACGGCGTGATCGACTTCCCGACCATCACCACGTGGGTCAGAGAGGCCGGCTACGCCGGGCTCATCGAAGTGGAGATCTTCAACCAGGAGATCTGGGACGGCGACAACGACGCGACGCTCGAGGCCATGAAGGAGCGCTACGCCAAGCTCGTGCTGCCCTTCGCGTGA